Proteins encoded within one genomic window of Bacteroides sedimenti:
- a CDS encoding family 43 glycosylhydrolase: MKNILVNLYLIFGACAGIMSVHAQEMQMKTFCNPLNIDYTYMIYNSDRDISYRSGADPAVVEFRGEYYMFVTRSNGYWHSFDLLKWDFITPKRWYFQGCNAPAAHNYKDSVLYVTGDPSGSMSILYTDNPKKGDWKATPAILNDLQDPDLFIDDDGSAYMFWGSSNLYPIRGMKLNKNKRFLPVGKVDTLFNKNMELHGWERFGENNSDTKIAGYIEGPWLTKHNNKYYMQYAAPGTEFNVYADGVYVADSPMGPYKYAPNNPICFKPGGFMNGAGHGSTVKGPGGNYWHFASMSLSSNVNWERRLCMFPLFFDKDGLMYTDADFGDYPHYSPTEPGKAGKFTGWMLLSYNKRASASSQIETHEAAKVTDENVKSFWLAENNDDKQWLQIDLLNPGKVYALQINYFDYKSNLYGRVPGMRHRYIIEGSLDGKTWNVLVDKSKSFRDTPNDYVELTTPSTVRYIRYRNIEVPMTNLAISDIRVFGIGEGKIPDPVKNLKVERLADQRDAIIRWDKQKNVQGYNVRWGIAPDKLYNSWLVYDKNELQLKCLNVGQKYYFTVQAFNENGVSESTKVTKE, translated from the coding sequence ATGAAGAATATTTTAGTCAATTTATATCTCATTTTTGGTGCATGTGCAGGCATTATGTCTGTGCATGCTCAGGAAATGCAGATGAAAACATTCTGCAATCCTTTGAATATAGATTATACATACATGATTTATAATTCTGATCGGGACATCTCATATCGGTCGGGAGCAGATCCTGCTGTGGTTGAGTTCAGAGGAGAATATTATATGTTTGTTACCCGTTCCAACGGATATTGGCACTCATTTGATTTATTGAAATGGGATTTTATTACTCCGAAACGTTGGTATTTTCAAGGATGTAATGCCCCGGCTGCTCACAATTACAAAGACTCTGTGCTTTATGTAACTGGGGATCCTTCGGGTTCAATGAGTATACTCTATACTGATAATCCGAAAAAGGGGGATTGGAAAGCAACTCCTGCCATCTTGAATGACTTGCAGGACCCTGATTTATTTATAGATGATGACGGTAGTGCTTACATGTTTTGGGGGTCTTCTAATCTTTATCCTATCCGGGGTATGAAGTTGAATAAGAATAAACGATTTTTGCCTGTGGGTAAAGTAGATACTTTATTCAATAAAAACATGGAACTACATGGATGGGAACGTTTTGGTGAGAATAATTCTGATACAAAGATTGCGGGATATATCGAGGGACCATGGTTAACGAAACACAACAATAAATACTACATGCAATATGCTGCTCCGGGAACAGAATTTAATGTATATGCGGATGGTGTTTATGTAGCTGATTCCCCAATGGGTCCTTACAAATATGCACCTAATAATCCAATTTGTTTCAAACCGGGAGGATTTATGAATGGAGCCGGACACGGAAGCACGGTAAAAGGACCGGGTGGAAATTACTGGCATTTTGCTTCAATGTCTCTCTCATCGAATGTGAACTGGGAACGAAGACTCTGTATGTTTCCTCTGTTTTTTGATAAGGACGGACTTATGTATACAGATGCCGATTTTGGTGACTATCCTCATTATTCGCCTACAGAACCGGGTAAAGCCGGAAAGTTTACCGGATGGATGTTGCTATCTTACAATAAACGGGCATCAGCTTCTTCGCAAATAGAAACTCACGAAGCTGCAAAAGTAACTGACGAGAATGTAAAGTCTTTCTGGCTGGCAGAAAACAATGATGATAAACAGTGGCTGCAGATTGATCTGTTAAACCCAGGAAAAGTGTACGCACTTCAGATAAACTACTTTGATTATAAATCAAATCTTTATGGCCGAGTGCCGGGTATGCGTCACAGGTATATAATTGAAGGTTCTTTGGATGGTAAAACGTGGAATGTATTGGTAGATAAAAGCAAAAGTTTCAGAGATACTCCAAATGATTATGTAGAATTGACCACACCTTCGACGGTTCGTTATATCCGTTATCGCAACATAGAGGTACCGATGACTAATCTTGCCATATCCGATATTCGTGTTTTTGGCATAGGAGAAGGAAAAATACCCGATCCTGTTAAGAACTTGAAGGTAGAAAGATTGGCCGATCAGCGGGATGCAATTATACGATGGGATAAACAGAAAAATGTTCAGGGATATAATGTACGGTGGGGTATCGCACCCGATAAATTATACAACTCATGGTTGGTATATGATAAGAACGAATTGCAGTTAAAATGCTTAAACGTAGGTCAGAAATACTACTTTACAGTGCAAGCTTTTAATGAAAATGGTGTGTCCGAGTCAACAAAAGTGACTAAGGAATAA
- a CDS encoding T9SS type A sorting domain-containing protein, whose protein sequence is MKNNKLFLKTFVLLVALFSCQITFAQFLGGDGTVSNPYQINNRAGLEAVQNYLSSNFIVTADIDLAGADWTPIGTQSTPFSGTFNGNGKRISNMTISNGAAYSGFFSVVENGTIKNVWLHSVNITGSDNTGGLIGQLNDGVVMNCRVSGTIGGSNFIGAIIGSTFNTELSTVTDCFADGSVTAFFGGGGIIGQAKDKTVIQRCIYTGSVSAAGRGGGLIGYSGDDDSVLTPANTFSNSVLLKTTINRTVTWSGEDHFNCIVGTFNPGVLSNNLASEEVSFVGTNHIVNSGLDTKDGLTKTVEDLKLQSTYEAIDYKFGSAEETPWSMNSISGYPDLWYTIVKSNFAAGDGSTADPYQITNKAELENVRSFMGSNFKLMNDIDFAGTDWTPVAGNFTGTFNGNGKKISNINIPAGSLDKNIALFSVVAGGTIKNLWIDNATLTAGHESGILVGKLDGGTISNCAITNSSITAKATGLTFIGGMVGLTTANGGTISDCYINVNVGEAFAALGGLIGQAYDKTVIQRCIVGGSVSSHMRAGGVIGYSGDDGTSTTPTNLFSSLVLLKSTITRANAWSGEEHYNAIVGTFNPGTLQNNLTSEEVTFEGTNHVLNSGLDTKDGLTQTVEQLQTKSTYSAIGYSFGTTENNPWSILAGQYPVLWYMVSNSGTGIDLSNSIKLSIYPNPVTEVLNINTENSIKQVLIYDITGRLVIRDNQSSVPVKGLPSGNYFVKVTTNVGDTVVRIIKR, encoded by the coding sequence ATGAAAAACAACAAACTCTTTTTGAAAACATTTGTGCTTTTAGTAGCGCTGTTTTCTTGTCAAATTACTTTTGCTCAATTTTTAGGTGGTGATGGAACAGTTTCAAATCCTTATCAAATTAACAACAGAGCAGGTTTGGAGGCTGTACAAAACTATTTGTCCAGTAATTTTATTGTAACAGCAGATATTGATTTAGCTGGTGCTGATTGGACACCTATTGGTACTCAATCTACTCCTTTTAGTGGTACATTTAACGGGAATGGAAAAAGGATTTCTAATATGACAATATCTAACGGAGCTGCTTATTCTGGTTTTTTTAGTGTTGTCGAAAATGGAACTATAAAAAATGTATGGTTACATTCTGTAAACATAACCGGGAGTGACAATACTGGAGGATTAATCGGACAACTAAATGACGGAGTCGTAATGAATTGTAGGGTGTCAGGAACCATTGGAGGTAGTAACTTTATTGGTGCAATTATAGGCAGCACATTCAATACTGAATTAAGTACAGTTACAGACTGTTTTGCTGATGGAAGTGTGACTGCTTTCTTTGGTGGTGGTGGTATAATTGGACAGGCTAAAGACAAAACTGTTATTCAACGTTGCATATATACTGGTAGTGTGTCTGCAGCTGGACGTGGTGGTGGATTAATTGGATATAGCGGAGATGATGACAGTGTTTTAACGCCAGCCAATACTTTTTCTAATTCAGTGTTGTTAAAAACGACAATAAATAGAACTGTAACTTGGTCAGGAGAAGATCACTTTAATTGTATTGTCGGAACATTTAATCCAGGTGTGTTGAGTAATAATCTTGCTAGTGAAGAAGTCTCTTTTGTTGGAACAAACCATATTGTAAACTCAGGTTTGGATACGAAAGATGGACTAACTAAAACAGTAGAGGATTTAAAACTTCAATCAACATATGAAGCAATCGACTACAAATTTGGTTCTGCAGAAGAGACACCTTGGAGTATGAATAGTATCTCGGGTTATCCAGATCTTTGGTACACAATAGTAAAATCAAATTTTGCAGCAGGTGATGGGAGTACTGCTGATCCTTATCAGATAACGAATAAGGCTGAATTAGAAAATGTTAGAAGTTTTATGGGCAGTAATTTCAAATTAATGAATGATATTGATTTTGCTGGTACAGATTGGACACCTGTAGCTGGTAACTTTACCGGAACATTTAATGGTAATGGGAAAAAGATATCTAATATAAATATTCCTGCAGGTTCATTGGATAAAAATATTGCACTCTTCAGTGTTGTCGCAGGTGGAACTATTAAGAATTTATGGATTGACAATGCTACTTTGACTGCAGGTCACGAAAGTGGTATTTTGGTTGGTAAGTTAGATGGAGGTACTATCAGTAACTGTGCAATCACTAATTCATCTATTACAGCAAAGGCAACAGGTTTAACCTTCATAGGAGGTATGGTTGGATTAACTACAGCTAATGGTGGTACTATTTCGGATTGTTATATTAATGTAAATGTCGGCGAGGCTTTTGCTGCTTTAGGAGGTCTTATCGGTCAGGCTTATGATAAAACTGTTATTCAGCGTTGTATTGTAGGAGGCTCGGTTAGTTCTCACATGCGTGCAGGTGGTGTTATTGGCTATTCTGGTGATGATGGAACATCAACTACTCCTACAAATTTATTTTCTAGCCTTGTGCTATTAAAATCTACTATCACCCGTGCAAATGCCTGGTCAGGGGAGGAGCACTATAACGCAATAGTAGGGACATTTAATCCAGGAACTTTACAAAATAACCTAACAAGTGAAGAAGTCACTTTTGAAGGTACAAATCATGTTCTCAATTCAGGCCTGGATACAAAAGATGGTCTTACCCAGACAGTTGAGCAGTTGCAAACAAAATCTACTTATTCAGCTATAGGATATTCATTTGGAACAACTGAAAACAATCCATGGAGTATTTTGGCTGGACAATATCCAGTTCTTTGGTATATGGTAAGTAACTCCGGAACAGGTATTGACTTGTCTAATTCCATTAAATTAAGTATTTACCCTAACCCTGTAACAGAGGTTTTAAATATTAATACAGAAAACTCCATAAAACAAGTCTTGATTTATGATATCACAGGTAGACTGGTTATAAGAGATAATCAATCTAGTGTGCCTGTAAAAGGTTTACCATCGGGTAATTACTTCGTAAAAGTAACTACAAACGTAGGTGATACAGTAGTACGAATTATTAAAAGATAG